In Uranotaenia lowii strain MFRU-FL chromosome 2, ASM2978415v1, whole genome shotgun sequence, one genomic interval encodes:
- the LOC129743433 gene encoding uncharacterized protein LOC129743433: MAADSGGPISTFGSRFAILDETTTDDTSKTSKMGRNKKRLAQREALGESAFTKQQRLDRADNGSRFLILTRTDEGETMDKINPFFIKRAIDAISAGIKIERYKNGTLLLKTVNRHQAEKMIKQTKLTDEINIAVTDHPSMNKSKGTIFCPDLIMMKDEEIVKELASSHVTEVKRITRKNSKGKFEETGAFILTFDLGTLPNSIDAAFYQCKVRPYVPFPLRCMTCLRYGHKKDQCKGNGICANCANLFHDKTPCATTVTCVNCRGNHSALSRECPIFIDEFEIQRIRVEERVSLKDARRLRRLRVPSVTTVQPRLRESFASTLRKGRGEENQQSISGNSTTNQPSKIETTNQTSTIETTNKNIESSKTSLENNNQEKSETNSQSLSWADMMETPSTSSSETTTQQQSNDKKTSLETTTQETSGSNLSAQINDEPLPQRLDHANRFNDNS, encoded by the exons atggcggccgattcCGGCGGCCCAATTTCGACCTTCGGTTCACGTTTTGCTATATTGGACGAAACCACGACTGATGACACCTCTAAAACGAGTAAGAtgggaagaaataaaaaaagactaGCACAGCGCGAAGCTCTTGGAGAAAGTGCATTCACGAAACAGCAACGACTAGATAGAGCTGATAATGGTTCACGTTTTCTGATTTTGACTCGAACAGATGAAGGTGAAACTATGGACAAGATTAATCCATTTTTCATCAAGCGAGCCATCGATGCCATATCTGCTGGCATCAAAATCGAAAGATATAAGAACGGGACCCTTCTGTTGAAAACTGTGAACAGACATCAAGCCGAAAAGATGATCAAACAAACTAAGCTAACCGACGAAATCAACATAGCTGTCACTGATCACCCTTCGATGAATAAGTCTAAAGGAACGATATTCTGCCCAgatttgataatgatgaaaGACGAAGAAATTGTAAAAGAGCTCGCTTCTAGTCACGTTACTGAGGTCAAGCGCATTACCCGGAAAAACAGCAAAGGAAAGTTCGAAGAAACAGGTGCTTTTATCCTCACTTTCGATTTGGGCACATTGCCAAATTCGATCGACGCAGCTTTTTATCAGTGCAAAGTACGTCCCTACGTTCCCTTCCCGCTTCGATGTATGACCTGTCTGAGATACGGACACAAAAAAGACCAGTGCAAGGGAAACGGTATCTGTGCCAATTGTGCCAATCTGTTTCACGACAAGACACCATGTGCTACAACGGTCACTTGTGTAAACTGTCGTGGAAACCACTCAGCACTCTCCCGTGAGTGTCCGATCTTTATTGATGAGTTCGAGATCCAACGGATTAGAGTCGAGGAGAGAGTCTCTCTGAAAGATGCTAGACGACTTCGACGCCTACGGGTACCCAGCGTAACTACAGTTCAACCAAGATTGAGAGAGAGTTTTGCTTCAACTCTACGTAAAGGACGAGGAGAGGAAAACCAACAATCAATTTCCGGGAACTCAACAACAAACCAACcatcaaaaattgaaactacCAACCAAACATCAACAATCGAAACAACCAACAAAAACATCGAATCTTCAAAAACATCGTTAGAAAACAACAACCAAGAGAAATCGGAAACCAACTCTCAATCTCTGTCATGGGCTGATATGATGGAGACTCCTAGTACATCATCGTCGGAGACCACAACGCAGCAACAATCAAACGATAAAAAAACATCGCTCGAAACAACAACCCAGGAAACATCAGGTTCAAATTTATCAGCGCAGATAAATGATGAACCTTTACCACAACGATTAGATCACGCAA ATAGGTTTAATGATAACTCTTAA